The following proteins come from a genomic window of Campylobacter coli 76339:
- a CDS encoding Tat (twin-arginine translocation) pathway signal sequence domain protein yields the protein MLEISRRNFLKATALSAVCLSGLNASFLEFSQAKQVKYFIKDSEIPYQGNFIHADEILLVEKDISSIYSKLKEAFENKALIGSVSSGTTFFVIRTMAVDYGMRVAYEKKQGDFYTWILAPKGVKL from the coding sequence ATGTTAGAAATTTCGCGTAGAAATTTTTTAAAAGCTACGGCTTTAAGTGCTGTTTGTCTTTCTGGTTTGAATGCTTCTTTTTTGGAATTTTCTCAAGCTAAACAAGTGAAATATTTTATCAAGGATAGTGAAATTCCTTATCAAGGAAATTTCATTCACGCAGATGAAATTTTACTTGTTGAAAAAGATATCAGCAGCATTTATTCAAAGCTTAAAGAAGCTTTTGAAAATAAAGCACTCATTGGAAGTGTGAGTAGTGGGACAACTTTTTTTGTGATCCGTACTATGGCAGTGGATTATGGTATGCGCGTTGCGTATGAAAAAAAACAAGGTGATTTTTATACTTGGATTTTAGCACCAAAAGGAGTTAAATTATGA
- a CDS encoding DNA gyrase subunit B has translation MQENYGASNIKVLKGLEAVRKRPGMYIGDTNIGGLHHMIYEVVDNSIDEAMAGHCDTIDIEITTEGSCIVSDNGRGIPVDIHPTENMPTLTVVLTVLHAGGKFDKDTYKVSGGLHGVGVSVVNALSKKLVATVERNGEIYRQEFSEGKVISEFGVIGKSKKTGTSIEFWPDDTIFEVTEFDYDILAKRFRELAYLNPKITINFKDNRVGKSESFHFEGGISQFVSDLNKKEALTKPIFFSVDEEDVNVEVALLYNDTYSENLLSFVNNIKTPDGGTHEAGFRMGLTRVISNYIEANASAREKDSKITGDDVREGLIAIVSVKVPEPQFEGQTKGKLGSSYVRPIVSKASFEYLSKYFEENPIEAKAIMNKALMAARGREAAKKARELTRKKESLSVGTLPGKLADCQSKDPSESEIYLVEGDSAGGSAKQGRERSFQAILPLRGKILNVEKARLDKILKSEQIQNMITAFGCGIGEDFDLSKLRYHKIIIMTDADVDGSHIQTLLLTFFFRFMNELVANGHIYLAQPPLYRYKKGQKKEIYLKDEKALNDYLIETGIESSNYEGIGLNDLKDFLKIVAAYRSVLNELKKRFNVISVIRYLIENPDFIKENNEELFKIVKAFLEKEGHNILNHYINENEIRIYVQTENGLEELIINDDLFSHPLYEEANYIFNKIKDRDLSFEKDILDILDEVEKNAKKGAYIQRYKGLGEMNPEQLWETTMDPSVRRLLKITIEDAQSANDTFNLFMGDEVEPRRDYIQAHAKDVKHLDV, from the coding sequence ATGCAAGAAAATTATGGCGCAAGTAATATTAAAGTTTTAAAAGGCTTAGAAGCTGTTAGAAAACGCCCAGGTATGTACATAGGAGATACCAATATAGGCGGACTTCATCATATGATTTATGAAGTAGTGGATAATTCTATCGATGAAGCAATGGCAGGACATTGTGATACTATAGATATAGAAATCACTACCGAAGGAAGCTGTATCGTTAGCGATAATGGTCGTGGAATTCCTGTAGATATACACCCTACTGAAAACATGCCAACTCTAACTGTCGTTTTAACCGTTCTTCATGCAGGGGGAAAATTCGATAAAGATACTTATAAGGTTTCAGGGGGTTTGCATGGTGTGGGCGTTTCAGTCGTAAATGCACTTTCTAAAAAACTTGTAGCTACAGTTGAAAGAAATGGAGAAATTTATCGCCAAGAATTCTCAGAAGGTAAGGTTATCAGTGAATTTGGCGTTATAGGAAAGAGTAAAAAAACAGGAACTAGTATAGAATTTTGGCCTGATGATACAATTTTTGAAGTAACAGAATTTGATTATGATATTTTGGCTAAAAGATTTCGTGAACTTGCATATTTAAATCCAAAAATCACTATAAATTTCAAAGACAATCGTGTAGGCAAAAGTGAAAGTTTTCATTTTGAGGGTGGAATTTCACAGTTTGTTAGCGATTTAAATAAAAAAGAAGCTTTAACCAAACCTATATTTTTTAGTGTAGATGAAGAAGATGTAAATGTAGAAGTAGCTTTACTTTATAATGATACTTATAGCGAAAACTTACTTTCTTTTGTAAATAATATCAAAACCCCTGATGGTGGAACGCATGAAGCCGGATTTAGAATGGGTTTAACAAGAGTTATTAGCAATTATATAGAAGCAAATGCTAGTGCTAGAGAAAAAGACTCTAAAATCACAGGCGATGATGTGCGTGAAGGACTTATCGCTATAGTAAGTGTAAAAGTGCCTGAACCTCAATTTGAAGGGCAAACTAAAGGAAAACTTGGCTCTTCTTATGTGCGTCCTATAGTTTCAAAAGCAAGTTTTGAATACCTTAGTAAATATTTTGAAGAAAATCCTATCGAAGCAAAAGCTATTATGAATAAAGCTTTAATGGCAGCTAGAGGAAGAGAAGCAGCAAAAAAAGCAAGAGAATTAACGCGCAAGAAAGAAAGCTTGAGTGTAGGAACTTTGCCTGGAAAATTAGCTGATTGTCAAAGTAAAGATCCAAGTGAAAGTGAAATTTATCTTGTGGAAGGGGACTCTGCGGGGGGTTCTGCAAAACAAGGAAGAGAGAGATCTTTTCAAGCGATTTTGCCTTTGCGTGGTAAAATTTTAAATGTTGAAAAAGCAAGACTGGATAAAATTTTAAAATCTGAACAAATTCAAAATATGATCACTGCCTTTGGCTGTGGCATAGGCGAGGATTTTGATCTTTCAAAACTAAGATATCACAAGATCATCATCATGACAGATGCGGATGTGGATGGCTCTCACATACAAACTCTGCTTTTAACTTTCTTCTTCCGTTTTATGAATGAACTTGTGGCTAATGGACACATTTATCTTGCCCAACCACCGCTTTATCGTTATAAAAAAGGTCAAAAGAAAGAAATTTATCTCAAAGATGAAAAAGCTTTGAATGACTATCTAATCGAAACAGGTATTGAGAGTTCTAATTATGAAGGAATTGGCTTAAATGATTTAAAAGATTTTTTAAAAATCGTTGCAGCTTATCGTTCAGTATTAAATGAGCTTAAAAAGCGTTTTAATGTGATTTCTGTGATCAGATATTTGATTGAAAATCCTGACTTTATCAAGGAAAATAATGAAGAACTTTTTAAAATCGTTAAGGCCTTTTTGGAAAAAGAAGGACATAATATTTTAAATCATTATATCAATGAAAACGAAATTCGCATTTATGTGCAAACTGAAAATGGTTTGGAAGAACTTATCATCAATGATGATTTATTTTCACACCCTCTTTATGAAGAAGCAAATTATATCTTTAATAAAATAAAAGATCGTGATTTGAGCTTTGAAAAAGATATCTTAGATATCTTAGATGAAGTAGAGAAAAATGCTAAAAAAGGTGCTTATATCCAACGCTATAAAGGTTTGGGTGAAATGAATCCTGAACAACTTTGGGAAACAACTATGGATCCAAGCGTAAGAAGACTTTTAAAAATCACTATCGAAGATGCACAAAGTGCTAATGATACCTTTAATCTCTTCATGGGTGATGAGGTTGAACCAAGACGCGATTATATCCAAGCTCATGCTAAAGATGTAAAACATTTGGATGTTTAA
- a CDS encoding DNA polymerase III beta subunit, translating into MKLSINKNTLESAVLLCNAYVEKKDSSTITSHLLFQADEDKLIIRASDFEIGINYKIRKIRVESSGFATANAKSIADVIKSLNNEEVVLETIDNFLFIRQKSTKYKLPMFNHEDFPNFPKTEGKNQFDIDSSDLSRSLKKILPSIDTNNPKYSLNGAFLDIKTDRINFVGTDTRRLAVYTLEKANNQEFHISIPKKAIMEMQKLFYEKIEIYYDENMLIAKNDNFEFFTKLINDKFPDYEKVIPKTFKQELKFSTEDFIDSLKKISVVTEKMKLHFNKDKIIFEGISLDNMEAKTELEIETGVSEEFNLNIKIKYLLDFLTSIEEEQFTLSVNEPNLAFVVNSQGLSMVIMPMIL; encoded by the coding sequence CGGTACTTTTATGTAATGCCTATGTAGAAAAAAAAGATTCTAGTACTATCACTTCACATCTACTTTTCCAAGCTGATGAAGATAAACTTATCATTAGAGCAAGTGACTTTGAAATAGGGATAAACTATAAAATAAGAAAAATTCGCGTAGAAAGCAGTGGATTTGCTACTGCAAATGCAAAAAGTATAGCGGATGTGATAAAAAGCTTAAATAACGAAGAAGTGGTATTAGAAACTATAGATAATTTTTTATTCATAAGACAAAAAAGTACTAAATATAAACTTCCTATGTTTAATCATGAAGATTTTCCAAATTTCCCTAAAACAGAAGGCAAAAACCAATTTGATATTGATTCAAGTGATTTAAGTAGATCTCTTAAAAAAATTCTACCAAGCATTGATACTAACAATCCTAAATATTCTCTAAATGGTGCATTTTTAGATATAAAAACAGATAGAATAAATTTCGTTGGAACCGATACAAGACGCCTTGCAGTTTACACCCTTGAAAAAGCAAACAATCAAGAATTTCACATTAGTATTCCTAAAAAAGCTATCATGGAAATGCAAAAACTTTTTTATGAAAAAATCGAAATTTATTATGATGAAAATATGCTTATCGCTAAAAATGACAATTTTGAATTCTTTACAAAACTCATCAATGATAAATTCCCTGATTATGAAAAAGTTATCCCAAAAACTTTCAAACAAGAACTTAAATTTTCAACTGAAGATTTTATAGACAGTCTTAAAAAAATCAGTGTTGTAACTGAAAAAATGAAACTTCATTTCAACAAAGATAAAATCATCTTTGAAGGTATAAGCTTAGACAATATGGAAGCAAAAACCGAACTTGAAATCGAAACAGGAGTGAGTGAAGAATTTAATCTTAATATTAAGATAAAATACCTACTTGACTTCTTAACTTCAATCGAAGAAGAACAATTCACTTTAAGTGTAAATGAACCTAACTTAGCTTTTGTAGTAAATTCTCAAGGCTTATCTATGGTTATCATGCCAATGATTTTATAA